Proteins co-encoded in one Flavobacteriaceae bacterium MAR_2009_75 genomic window:
- a CDS encoding arylsulfatase A-like enzyme, whose translation MVKFLSKIKISLSGRILLIAFCVLIGCGPKTKPEDTESKSELPNILLVVLDDAGWNDVGYNGSEIHTPHIDELAKNGLQLNRFYVAPTCSPTRAALLTGMPASRLGILAPISGKSEKTLPDSIITLPAQLKTIGYQTALFGKWHLGLQPANGPSAYGFDYSYGFLHGQIDQYSHEYKNGDPSWHRNGEFISEEGHATDLIGKETRKWFRYERDSLKPFFAQVAYSAPHFPLQEPKEWVESYAEIENNSRRDFAAAMSHVDDDMGKLLAELKAMGLSENTLIIFMSDNGGMENWYPEEQYQGKHGPNDVLGDNTPLRNWKSSNYEGGIRVPAIIYLKGKFKAGVSNEFISVTDLMPSILEMVNANIPSNVEGAAIFDDLVNGAQLKNEIYIRGHKQQSLIKASWKLVRTPGQGNRSVEFELFHIENDPEESKNLSDMMPDRVSELKKLMAIHMNRDQL comes from the coding sequence ATGGTGAAATTTTTGTCTAAAATTAAGATAAGCTTATCAGGGCGTATTCTACTTATTGCTTTTTGTGTTCTAATCGGCTGCGGGCCCAAAACGAAGCCGGAAGACACTGAAAGTAAGAGTGAGTTGCCCAATATTCTACTTGTAGTTTTAGATGATGCCGGATGGAATGATGTTGGGTACAACGGTTCGGAAATACATACTCCCCATATTGATGAGTTGGCCAAAAACGGCTTGCAACTTAATCGCTTTTATGTGGCCCCTACCTGTTCCCCCACACGGGCAGCACTATTAACGGGTATGCCTGCTAGTCGACTTGGTATCTTGGCACCCATAAGCGGCAAAAGTGAAAAAACCTTACCGGATAGTATTATCACCTTACCCGCTCAATTAAAAACCATAGGGTATCAAACGGCTCTTTTCGGTAAGTGGCATTTGGGTTTGCAACCGGCCAACGGCCCGTCAGCGTATGGGTTCGATTATTCTTATGGTTTTCTGCACGGTCAAATTGACCAATATTCGCATGAGTACAAAAACGGAGATCCAAGTTGGCACCGAAACGGAGAATTCATTTCTGAAGAGGGTCATGCCACCGATCTTATCGGAAAAGAAACCAGAAAATGGTTTCGTTATGAACGGGATTCATTGAAACCATTTTTTGCTCAGGTGGCCTACAGTGCGCCGCATTTTCCGCTCCAAGAACCAAAAGAATGGGTAGAATCCTATGCCGAAATTGAAAATAATTCTAGAAGAGATTTTGCTGCGGCCATGAGCCATGTAGACGATGATATGGGCAAATTATTGGCAGAACTGAAAGCTATGGGGCTTTCGGAAAACACGCTGATTATTTTTATGAGTGACAACGGCGGAATGGAAAATTGGTACCCCGAAGAGCAATATCAAGGTAAACACGGTCCGAACGATGTTTTGGGTGACAACACCCCATTACGTAATTGGAAATCTAGCAATTATGAGGGCGGAATTCGCGTACCAGCAATTATCTATCTAAAAGGTAAGTTCAAAGCGGGCGTTTCCAATGAATTCATTTCGGTTACCGATTTAATGCCATCTATTTTAGAAATGGTCAATGCTAACATTCCTTCTAATGTGGAAGGCGCTGCCATATTTGATGATTTGGTCAATGGTGCACAGTTGAAAAACGAGATTTATATTAGGGGCCATAAACAGCAAAGTCTAATTAAAGCATCTTGGAAACTGGTCCGTACCCCGGGTCAAGGAAATCGATCGGTAGAATTTGAATTGTTTCATATTGAGAATGACCCTGAGGAAAGTAAGAACCTATCTGATATGATGCCTGATAGGGTAAGTGAATTGAAAAAGCTTATGGCAATACATATGAATCGTGACCAACTTTAA
- a CDS encoding rhamnulose-1-phosphate aldolase/alcohol dehydrogenase: MQKTFQHVNYLWDEKKAIELGDDQVALFLYRSNILGADLRITNYGGGNTSCKTIEKDPLTNEEVEVMWIKGSGGDIGTLDRAGIAGLYTERLRNLKNVYDGLHDEDRMVGLFNHCIYDLDSRAPSIDTPLHGLLPFKHIDHLHPDALIAVAAAKDSEKVTKEIWGDTMGWVPWQRPGFDLGLQLEKCLNDNPGIRGIVLGSHGLFTWGDTSYDCYMNSLEVIEMASEYIANKIKEQGEVFGGQKVQSLPADERKDKASQLMPLLRGLCSSENRMIGHFSDTDVVLEYINSNDLERLAPMGTSCPDHFLRTKIQPLVLDLDMNEDLSDAEEVLKKLEPAFEQYRKEYAQYYESCKKDNSPAMRDPNPVIIIYPGVGMFSFAKNKQTTRVASEFYINAINVMRGAEAITEYTSLPRQEAFDIEYWLLEEAKLQRMPKEKPLSRKVALVTGGGGGIGKAIADKLAAEGANVVLTDIAEDRLKEGVQTYKGDTASYAVCDVTKSESIVAAYKKACLDFGGVDIVVHSAGLAISKPLTETSEKDWDILQDVLVKGQFELAKEAVKIMRLQGLGGDFISIASKNGLVSGPNNVGYGTAKAAQQHMSRLLAAELGGEKIRVNVVNPDGVIVGSKIWEGDWAEGRAKAYGITVEELPAHYAKRNLMNEIIYPADIADGVFAFVGVLHKSTGNIINVDGGMANAFVR; encoded by the coding sequence ATGCAAAAGACATTTCAACATGTAAACTATCTATGGGACGAAAAAAAGGCAATCGAATTAGGCGACGATCAGGTTGCTCTTTTTCTGTATCGCTCTAATATTCTTGGTGCAGATTTGAGAATCACCAATTACGGCGGTGGTAATACGAGTTGTAAGACTATAGAAAAAGACCCGCTGACCAATGAAGAAGTAGAGGTAATGTGGATCAAAGGTTCAGGAGGCGATATAGGCACTTTAGACCGGGCAGGTATTGCAGGGCTATATACCGAAAGATTGAGAAACCTCAAGAATGTTTATGATGGTCTGCATGATGAAGATAGAATGGTGGGCCTGTTCAATCACTGTATATACGATTTAGATAGTAGGGCCCCTTCGATAGATACACCTTTGCATGGCTTGCTTCCCTTTAAACACATCGACCATTTGCACCCGGATGCTTTGATTGCGGTTGCGGCGGCAAAAGATAGCGAGAAGGTGACCAAAGAAATTTGGGGCGATACGATGGGTTGGGTACCATGGCAGCGACCTGGTTTTGATTTAGGCCTGCAGTTAGAGAAATGTCTGAACGATAACCCTGGTATTCGCGGTATTGTTTTAGGTAGCCATGGCTTGTTTACCTGGGGTGACACTTCTTACGATTGTTATATGAACAGTTTAGAAGTTATAGAAATGGCTTCGGAGTATATTGCTAATAAGATTAAGGAACAAGGTGAGGTGTTCGGCGGTCAAAAGGTACAAAGTTTACCGGCAGATGAGCGTAAAGATAAAGCTTCGCAATTAATGCCACTTTTAAGAGGCTTGTGCTCTTCAGAGAACAGAATGATCGGTCATTTTAGTGATACCGACGTGGTTTTAGAGTATATCAACAGTAATGATTTAGAGCGATTGGCACCTATGGGAACCTCATGCCCCGATCATTTCTTGAGAACGAAGATTCAGCCATTGGTTCTTGACTTAGATATGAACGAAGACCTAAGTGACGCGGAAGAGGTGCTGAAGAAATTAGAGCCTGCTTTTGAACAATACAGAAAAGAATATGCCCAGTATTACGAGTCTTGTAAAAAAGACAATAGCCCGGCAATGAGAGATCCTAACCCGGTCATCATTATTTACCCGGGAGTCGGAATGTTCAGTTTTGCCAAAAATAAGCAGACCACTAGGGTAGCCAGTGAGTTTTATATTAACGCTATTAATGTGATGCGCGGTGCGGAAGCTATAACTGAATATACCTCATTGCCAAGACAAGAAGCTTTTGATATCGAATATTGGTTATTGGAAGAAGCAAAACTTCAGCGTATGCCGAAGGAAAAACCGTTATCAAGAAAAGTAGCTTTGGTCACCGGTGGAGGTGGTGGAATTGGAAAAGCGATTGCGGATAAATTAGCTGCCGAGGGCGCTAATGTAGTGTTGACCGATATTGCTGAAGATCGCTTGAAAGAAGGTGTACAAACCTATAAGGGTGATACCGCTTCTTATGCGGTGTGTGACGTGACTAAATCAGAATCGATTGTCGCTGCCTACAAAAAAGCATGTTTAGATTTTGGAGGTGTCGATATAGTGGTACATAGTGCAGGTTTGGCTATTTCTAAGCCGTTGACCGAAACTTCTGAAAAAGACTGGGATATTCTTCAAGACGTATTGGTCAAAGGTCAGTTTGAATTGGCCAAAGAAGCAGTTAAAATCATGCGTTTGCAAGGTTTAGGTGGCGATTTTATTAGTATCGCCAGTAAAAACGGATTGGTTTCGGGGCCTAACAATGTGGGTTATGGTACCGCAAAGGCCGCACAACAACACATGTCAAGACTTTTGGCCGCAGAATTGGGTGGTGAGAAGATACGAGTTAATGTGGTAAACCCCGATGGTGTAATCGTGGGTAGTAAGATATGGGAAGGCGATTGGGCCGAAGGTCGTGCCAAGGCCTATGGTATTACTGTAGAAGAATTGCCGGCTCATTATGCCAAAAGAAATTTGATGAACGAAATTATTTACCCTGCCGATATTGCAGATGGGGTATTTGCTTTTGTAGGGGTGCTTCATAAAAGTACCGGTAACATTATCAATGTAGATGGTGGTATGGCCAACGCTTTCGTTCGATAA
- a CDS encoding lysophospholipase L1-like esterase, which yields MRLRIIFVLVLIGLCAVSCSFTPNKKPIIYTVGDSTVKNGQGDGDHGLWGWGDFIEHFLDSTEVQVENRALGGTSSRTYIDKGLWDGVYNKLNKGDYVLIQFGHNDDGPINDDFRARGSINGIDDRSEEIDNLLTGKHEVVHTYGWYLRKMIVEAKERGAIPIVLSPIPRNKWDNDKVGRNNDSYGLWSKQVAEQENVTFIDLNDKMALEMENIGELGVTGNYFYERDHTHTTVRGAVLAASIVINEIRSTDSGLEDHLIDYPQITLPKKKNLFLIGDSTMADNANENAVGWGVPFEQFVDTTRLNFFNNARGGRSSRTFISEGLWDDVLNEVQAEDFVLIQFGHNDTGNIDKEKFRGSLSGTGEDVQEIVKNDSTEIVHTYGWYLRKMLNETKEKGAVPILVSITPRNEWPNGMVEQRCETYIKWCKEVAETENVPFIDLSNEIAKRYQLLGKEKVNLFFPKDHTHTNSEGALFNAQAAAEVLKKDQESGLHDYIFY from the coding sequence ATGAGATTACGCATAATTTTTGTGCTAGTCCTAATCGGACTATGCGCTGTTTCCTGTTCTTTCACTCCGAATAAAAAACCTATAATTTATACTGTTGGCGACTCTACCGTTAAAAACGGGCAGGGCGATGGTGACCATGGTCTTTGGGGCTGGGGAGATTTTATCGAACATTTTCTTGATAGTACAGAAGTTCAAGTAGAAAACCGTGCTCTAGGCGGCACCAGCAGCCGTACTTATATCGACAAAGGTCTTTGGGATGGTGTTTATAACAAACTTAATAAAGGCGATTATGTGCTGATTCAGTTCGGTCATAACGACGACGGCCCCATCAATGACGATTTTAGGGCCAGGGGCAGCATCAATGGTATCGATGACAGATCAGAAGAAATTGACAATTTGCTTACAGGAAAGCACGAGGTCGTTCATACCTATGGATGGTACCTTAGAAAAATGATTGTCGAAGCTAAAGAAAGAGGTGCCATACCCATTGTGTTATCGCCCATCCCCAGAAATAAATGGGACAATGATAAGGTAGGTCGAAATAATGATTCTTATGGGTTATGGTCAAAACAGGTCGCCGAACAAGAAAACGTAACCTTCATAGATCTAAATGACAAAATGGCCCTAGAAATGGAGAACATCGGAGAGCTTGGGGTTACCGGAAATTATTTTTACGAGCGCGACCATACACATACAACCGTTCGCGGAGCCGTTTTGGCCGCGTCTATCGTCATTAATGAAATACGTAGTACCGATTCGGGTTTGGAAGACCATCTGATCGACTACCCTCAAATTACATTGCCTAAAAAGAAAAACCTGTTTCTAATCGGCGATTCGACGATGGCCGATAATGCCAATGAAAACGCTGTTGGGTGGGGCGTGCCTTTCGAACAGTTCGTAGACACTACAAGGTTGAACTTTTTTAACAATGCCCGAGGAGGCAGAAGCAGTAGAACATTTATTTCTGAAGGTCTTTGGGATGACGTTCTAAACGAAGTTCAGGCCGAAGATTTCGTATTGATTCAATTTGGGCACAATGATACGGGCAATATCGACAAAGAAAAATTTCGGGGATCATTAAGTGGCACGGGTGAAGATGTACAAGAAATCGTCAAGAATGATTCGACCGAAATCGTTCATACCTACGGTTGGTATTTACGTAAGATGCTCAACGAAACTAAAGAAAAAGGTGCAGTACCAATTCTTGTCAGCATTACCCCAAGAAATGAATGGCCTAACGGTATGGTAGAACAACGTTGCGAAACCTATATAAAATGGTGTAAAGAAGTCGCTGAAACCGAGAATGTACCTTTTATTGATCTGAGCAATGAAATTGCAAAACGTTACCAATTGTTAGGAAAAGAAAAAGTGAATCTTTTTTTCCCAAAAGACCATACCCATACCAATAGTGAAGGGGCACTTTTTAACGCCCAAGCAGCTGCAGAAGTACTTAAAAAAGATCAGGAATCGGGGCTACACGATTATATTTTTTATTAA
- a CDS encoding sugar (pentulose or hexulose) kinase, with amino-acid sequence MKVTAVFDIGRTNKKFFLFNEDFQEVYREYARFEEVVDEDGYPTEDLKTLEDWAKEVFDRMLSSTDYNIESLNFSCYGASLVHIDEQGKVLTPLYNYMKPIKEEVVDAFYEKYGPVDEFSRVTGSLNMGMLNTGMHLFWLKSEQPEVFKKIKYSLHLPQYLSYLFTGVPVSEFTSIGCHTNLWDFEKKAYHNWVFEEGIDEKFPPIVDSNHTVSVDYGNKKLRIGPGIHDSSSALLPYVRSLSGPFLLVSTGTWSISINPFTTGMLSLEDIERESLFNMRIDGSPVKVARLFLGNEYKLQIKELTAHFGVHADYHRTVKFNKETFFEINKDFEPMFKWKSISSQNQPEVTKIRYDVFEHAYHQLMLELMLLQVESISSAIGDQTISDLYIDGGFSDNDVYIKLLSHYLRGMKIRTTDASLGSALGAAIVISKTELDKEFLAQNYGLKDCSLIKSL; translated from the coding sequence ATGAAGGTAACTGCTGTATTTGATATTGGTAGAACGAATAAAAAGTTTTTTCTTTTTAATGAAGATTTTCAAGAAGTGTATAGAGAATATGCGCGTTTTGAAGAGGTTGTTGATGAAGATGGTTATCCTACGGAAGATTTAAAAACGCTAGAAGACTGGGCGAAAGAGGTTTTTGACCGAATGCTCAGTTCTACTGATTATAATATTGAATCGCTTAACTTTTCGTGTTACGGGGCAAGCTTGGTGCATATAGATGAGCAGGGTAAGGTGCTTACTCCGCTTTATAATTATATGAAGCCTATAAAAGAAGAGGTAGTTGATGCCTTTTACGAGAAGTATGGGCCGGTTGATGAATTCTCAAGGGTAACGGGTTCTCTCAATATGGGTATGCTCAACACGGGAATGCATTTGTTTTGGTTAAAAAGTGAGCAACCAGAGGTTTTCAAAAAAATTAAATATTCACTTCACCTACCCCAATATTTGAGTTATTTATTTACAGGAGTTCCTGTAAGTGAGTTCACAAGTATTGGATGCCATACCAATCTTTGGGACTTTGAAAAAAAAGCGTATCACAATTGGGTTTTTGAAGAGGGAATAGATGAAAAATTTCCGCCAATTGTAGATTCAAATCATACGGTAAGTGTTGATTACGGAAATAAAAAACTACGTATCGGCCCCGGTATTCACGATAGTTCATCTGCACTTCTACCCTATGTAAGAAGTCTTTCTGGTCCATTTTTATTGGTGTCGACCGGTACATGGAGTATTTCAATCAACCCATTTACCACAGGTATGCTGAGCCTTGAGGATATAGAAAGGGAAAGTTTGTTCAATATGCGTATCGATGGTAGTCCGGTAAAGGTGGCCCGGCTTTTTTTGGGTAATGAATATAAACTTCAGATCAAAGAGTTGACGGCCCATTTTGGAGTGCACGCCGATTACCATAGAACGGTGAAATTTAATAAAGAGACATTCTTCGAAATCAATAAAGATTTCGAACCCATGTTCAAATGGAAAAGCATCTCTTCTCAAAATCAGCCCGAGGTTACGAAAATCAGGTATGATGTTTTCGAGCATGCATACCATCAATTGATGTTAGAGTTGATGTTACTTCAGGTAGAGAGTATCTCGTCGGCCATAGGTGACCAAACGATTTCAGACCTTTATATCGATGGAGGTTTTAGTGATAACGATGTTTACATAAAACTTTTATCTCATTACCTTAGGGGCATGAAAATACGTACCACCGATGCTTCGTTAGGATCTGCTCTAGGAGCAGCCATCGTTATCTCCAAGACCGAACTTGACAAAGAGTTTTTGGCCCAAAACTACGGGCTAAAAGATTGTTCCCTTATTAAATCGCTTTAA
- a CDS encoding L-lactate dehydrogenase (cytochrome), translating into MKSEINSQYPSVDALRTKAEKRVPNFAFEYLDGGCNEDVNITRNTAELREVQLQPRYLQNYGTSSTTTKVLGMEFDAPFGISPVGLQGLMWPNSPEILAKSAHKHNIPFILSTVTTMNIERASELTEGKAWFQLYNPVEDAVRNDIIDRAQAAECPVLVLLCDVPTFGYRPRDIRNGLALPPKMSVRNILQILGKPTWAMNTLRYGQPTFENLKPYTPEGLNLKQLGQFMDKTFSGKLNAEKIKPIRDRWKGKLVLKGVASEQDTEDAIKMGFDGIIVSNHGGRQLDAGQSTIASLEDIAPKYGDKIEVMIDSGLRSGPDIARAMASGAKFTFMGRSFMYGAAALGNKGGDHTVAMLKRQFQQVMDQLCCERVEDLPQHLITN; encoded by the coding sequence ATGAAGAGTGAAATAAACTCACAATACCCATCTGTAGACGCATTGCGAACGAAAGCGGAAAAAAGGGTTCCCAACTTTGCATTTGAGTATTTAGACGGTGGCTGTAACGAAGATGTAAATATTACTAGAAATACGGCTGAATTGCGTGAAGTTCAATTGCAGCCGCGATATCTTCAGAATTATGGAACGAGCTCTACAACAACCAAGGTTTTGGGTATGGAGTTCGACGCACCGTTCGGTATTTCCCCTGTTGGTCTACAAGGTCTAATGTGGCCCAATTCTCCAGAGATATTGGCAAAATCGGCACACAAACATAATATTCCTTTTATTCTAAGTACGGTTACTACGATGAATATTGAACGGGCAAGCGAACTGACCGAAGGCAAAGCTTGGTTTCAATTGTACAATCCTGTTGAAGATGCCGTTCGAAACGATATTATCGACAGGGCACAAGCAGCCGAATGCCCAGTATTAGTATTGCTATGTGATGTGCCCACTTTCGGTTACCGCCCAAGGGATATCAGAAACGGATTGGCCTTACCGCCCAAAATGTCAGTTAGAAATATACTTCAGATATTAGGTAAGCCCACATGGGCGATGAACACGTTGAGATATGGCCAACCAACTTTTGAAAACCTAAAGCCTTATACCCCCGAAGGCCTTAATCTTAAGCAATTAGGTCAATTTATGGATAAGACCTTTTCAGGCAAGCTAAATGCAGAAAAAATAAAGCCCATTCGTGACCGTTGGAAAGGGAAATTGGTACTTAAAGGTGTGGCTTCTGAACAAGATACCGAAGATGCCATTAAAATGGGATTCGATGGCATAATCGTTTCCAATCATGGGGGTAGACAACTCGATGCAGGGCAATCTACCATTGCTTCGTTAGAAGATATCGCACCAAAATACGGTGATAAGATTGAGGTCATGATCGATAGTGGTCTACGTTCTGGTCCTGATATAGCCCGGGCTATGGCGAGCGGGGCGAAATTCACTTTTATGGGCAGGTCTTTCATGTACGGTGCCGCAGCACTCGGCAATAAGGGCGGAGACCATACCGTAGCTATGTTGAAAAGACAATTTCAACAGGTGATGGACCAATTGTGCTGTGAGAGGGTTGAAGATCTTCCGCAGCATCTGATAACCAATTAA
- a CDS encoding GntR family transcriptional regulator, whose protein sequence is MSKTLDIKINEASRIPKYMQVVDSIMDGIAMGDLPIGSKIPSINELSENLLLSRDTIEKAYRQLKVQKTITSVKGKGYYIAKTDLISKINVFFLVNKPSSYKMRIYNSFVNGLGVNGHVNLFIYHCEESLFTHYIERNIGAYDYYVIMPHFKDENLNHTSTTKKVISVLNKIPNNRLIVLDNSQIEINGNYAALFQDFENDIYEALLEGRERLTKYDKLILVYPEKKVYPYPKRIMRGFKRFCGEQGFDFEILGEIYEDMELQSRDAYIIIEESDLVNLVRQVRKKNLTLGSDIGIISYNETPLKELLGITVISTDFNAMGETAAYMVLKNKKEKVKNVFRYIERNSV, encoded by the coding sequence ATGTCAAAAACTTTAGACATAAAGATTAATGAAGCCTCTCGCATACCTAAATATATGCAGGTGGTTGATTCTATTATGGATGGTATTGCCATGGGCGACCTACCCATCGGCAGCAAAATACCTTCTATCAATGAATTGAGCGAAAATCTTTTGTTGTCAAGAGATACTATAGAGAAGGCTTACCGGCAATTAAAAGTGCAAAAAACGATTACTTCCGTAAAGGGAAAAGGGTACTACATTGCCAAAACAGATTTGATTTCAAAAATCAATGTCTTTTTTTTAGTGAACAAGCCCAGCTCGTACAAAATGCGTATCTACAATTCATTTGTTAACGGATTAGGGGTAAACGGACATGTTAATCTTTTTATCTACCACTGCGAAGAATCGTTATTCACCCACTATATAGAACGCAATATAGGCGCATATGACTATTATGTTATCATGCCCCATTTCAAAGATGAAAATTTAAACCATACCTCGACGACCAAGAAAGTCATATCGGTACTGAATAAGATACCGAATAACAGGTTAATTGTTCTTGACAATTCGCAAATCGAAATCAATGGAAACTACGCGGCATTATTTCAAGATTTTGAAAACGATATTTATGAGGCATTGTTAGAAGGCAGAGAGCGTCTCACCAAATACGACAAGCTAATTCTGGTATACCCTGAAAAAAAAGTATACCCCTACCCCAAGCGCATTATGCGTGGGTTCAAACGCTTTTGTGGCGAGCAAGGTTTCGACTTTGAAATATTAGGTGAGATTTATGAGGATATGGAACTGCAAAGTCGAGATGCCTATATCATTATTGAAGAATCTGACCTAGTCAATTTAGTACGTCAGGTGCGAAAGAAAAATTTAACATTAGGGAGCGATATTGGGATAATTTCATACAACGAAACGCCGCTTAAAGAGCTTCTAGGCATTACCGTTATCAGCACCGATTTCAATGCCATGGGCGAAACTGCCGCCTATATGGTACTCAAGAATAAAAAGGAAAAAGTCAAAAATGTGTTTCGCTATATCGAGCGAAATTCGGTCTAA
- a CDS encoding L-rhamnose isomerase/sugar isomerase produces the protein MQVNKEQLLTNNESYRQTHESSFDFLANTLSKQGVNVKNIVQRLADFQVAIPSWALGAGGTRFGRFSYYGEPSTLEQKIEDVGIIHSLTKTAGAISLHIPWDVPEDYNAIKELAVSNDLVFDAVNSNTFQDQKGATESYKFGSLSNVKKAVRDQAVGHNIDVVEIGKKLGSKSLTVWLADGSNFPGQSNFQTALQHTEDSLKEIYKELPTDWKMFIEYKPYEPNFYSTVIQDWGTSFMLANACGDKAYTLVDLGHHLPNTNIEQIVSTLMMKGKLGGFHFNDSKYGDDDSTVGSVKPYALFLIFNELVYGMKNNPQNPYPAWMIDASHNIKDPLEDLIQSLEAIQEAYAKALLIDQEMLRSAQLENDVVLCQEILQNAYRTDVRPLLKQARLNSGGAIDPIQAYRSMKVRQKLVDERGKNAVASGL, from the coding sequence ATGCAGGTAAATAAAGAACAGTTGCTGACCAATAACGAAAGTTATAGGCAAACCCACGAATCTAGTTTCGATTTTCTAGCTAACACCTTATCCAAACAAGGCGTTAATGTTAAGAATATAGTTCAAAGGCTAGCCGATTTTCAAGTGGCTATACCTAGCTGGGCATTGGGTGCCGGGGGTACACGTTTCGGCAGGTTTTCCTATTATGGTGAGCCTTCAACCTTAGAGCAGAAAATTGAAGATGTAGGCATTATCCATTCGTTGACTAAAACGGCGGGGGCGATTTCATTACACATCCCATGGGATGTTCCTGAAGATTACAATGCCATAAAAGAATTGGCTGTCTCGAACGACTTAGTTTTCGATGCCGTAAATTCAAATACTTTTCAAGACCAGAAAGGCGCAACGGAAAGTTACAAGTTCGGTTCGTTGAGTAACGTGAAAAAGGCTGTAAGAGATCAAGCGGTAGGTCATAATATAGACGTGGTCGAAATTGGCAAAAAGCTTGGCTCAAAAAGTCTAACGGTATGGCTTGCCGATGGCTCTAATTTTCCGGGCCAGAGTAATTTTCAGACCGCTTTGCAACATACCGAAGATAGCTTGAAAGAAATTTACAAAGAGCTGCCCACCGATTGGAAGATGTTTATAGAGTATAAGCCCTATGAGCCCAATTTCTATAGTACCGTCATTCAAGATTGGGGCACATCGTTTATGTTGGCCAATGCCTGCGGAGATAAAGCCTATACATTGGTTGATTTGGGGCACCATTTGCCAAATACCAATATTGAGCAGATTGTGTCAACCTTGATGATGAAAGGTAAATTAGGCGGTTTTCATTTTAATGATAGTAAATATGGCGATGACGATAGTACGGTCGGTAGTGTAAAACCTTACGCCTTGTTCTTGATATTTAATGAGTTGGTCTACGGAATGAAAAACAATCCGCAGAACCCCTACCCAGCTTGGATGATAGATGCGAGTCATAATATTAAAGACCCGTTAGAAGATTTGATTCAGTCGTTGGAGGCCATTCAAGAAGCATATGCCAAAGCATTATTGATCGATCAAGAAATGTTGAGGTCGGCACAGTTGGAGAACGATGTGGTGCTCTGCCAAGAAATTCTTCAAAATGCCTATAGAACCGATGTAAGGCCCTTATTGAAGCAAGCGCGTTTAAATTCGGGCGGGGCCATAGACCCCATTCAGGCGTATCGCAGCATGAAGGTGCGTCAGAAACTGGTTGATGAGCGAGGTAAAAATGCCGTAGCCTCAGGATTATAA
- a CDS encoding L-rhamnose mutarotase — MYRNAFTMKLKPGFEAEYKKRHDEIWPELSELLTAGGIHEYSIFLDEKTLTLFAFQKLEDDFDGTKIPANPIVKKWWAYMADIMETNPDNSPVENELKEVFFMK, encoded by the coding sequence ATGTACAGAAATGCTTTTACCATGAAACTGAAACCGGGTTTTGAAGCTGAATATAAAAAGCGGCATGATGAGATATGGCCCGAGCTTTCTGAACTGTTAACAGCTGGGGGTATTCATGAGTATTCCATTTTTTTAGACGAGAAAACATTGACCCTTTTTGCCTTTCAAAAGTTAGAAGATGATTTTGACGGCACTAAAATTCCCGCAAACCCAATCGTCAAAAAATGGTGGGCCTATATGGCCGATATTATGGAGACCAACCCAGATAACTCACCTGTAGAAAATGAGTTGAAAGAAGTGTTTTTTATGAAATAA